One Misgurnus anguillicaudatus chromosome 20, ASM2758022v2, whole genome shotgun sequence DNA segment encodes these proteins:
- the ube2ql1 gene encoding ubiquitin-conjugating enzyme E2Q-like protein 1, which produces MATLLRKIGLIRLHDRDTEDPKHHHQGSLKGTKGKNNTKHCNASNETNNILSTPEIKAKRFDVSGKEKQVVKQDKPIKDAKEKQQTRGSTSTSAAVMPPHAANRQHCTQVRTRRLMKELQEIRRLGDHFITVELADDNLFDWNVKLHQVDKDSALWQDMKETNTEYILLNVTFPDNFPFSPPFMRVLTPRLENGYVLDGGAICMELLTPRGWSSAYTVEAVMRQFAASLVKGQGRICRKAGKSKKSFSRKEAEATFKSLVKTHEKYGWVSPPVSDG; this is translated from the exons ATGGCGACTCTTTTGCGCAAAATCGGCCTCATCCGCTTGCACGACCGAGACACGGAGGACCCGAAGCATCATCACCAAGGCTCGCTAAAAGGGACTAAAGGCAAAAACAACACGAAGCACTGCAACGCCAGCAACGAGACCAACAACATCCTCAGCACGCCAGAGATCAAAGCCAAGCGCTTCGACGTGTCCGGTAAGGAAAAACAAGTCGTCAAACAGGACAAACCGATCAAGGACGCGAAGGAGAAACAGCAAACGAGGGGTAGCACGTCCACGAGCGCTGCCGTGATGCCTCCGCACGCGGCGAACCGGCAGCACTGCACGCAGGTGCGGACGCGGAGACTGATGAAGGAGCTGCAGGAGATCCGGCGGCTCGGCGATCACTTTATCACGGTGGAGCTGGCGGACGATAACCTGTTTGACTGGAACGTCAAGCTGCACCAGGTGGACAAGGACTCGGCGCTGTGGCAGGACATGAAGGAGACCAACACCGAGTACATACTGCTGAATGTCACCTTCCCCGACAATTTCCCCTTCTCTCCGCCGTTCATGCGCGTCCTCACGCCGCGCCTGGAGAACGGATACGTGCTAGACGGCGGTGCGATCTGCATGGAGTTATTAACGCCTCGCGGCTGGTCGAGCGCGTACACCGTCGAGGCCGTGATGAGGCAGTTCGCAGCCAGTCTGGTCAAAGGACAG GGCCGCATCTGCAGGAAAGCAGGCAAGTCTAAGAAGTCCTTCAGTCGTAAGGAAGCCGAAGCTACCTTTAAAAGCCTGGTGAAGACCCACGAGAAATATGGCTGGGTTTCCCCGCCCGTGTCTGACGGCTGA